The following nucleotide sequence is from Glycine max cultivar Williams 82 chromosome 9, Glycine_max_v4.0, whole genome shotgun sequence.
CAGATTTCGAAAAGGATTTATATAAGcttttaatctaataatttatttttcttatcaattactataattttatttagagttaattaagtttttagtctctcaatctttttagattttaattcttaatccCTAAAGATTTTCAAGATTTTGTAGAATTTTCTTTCTGAACGTTATCAACGAATCCTCTCCTTCCCCCTCCATATGCCACATAAAATAGACACACATTGTCATAAATTAAGTTAGCAAGGAGGATTCTGTGGCAAGGGTAGGTTTACAATAACAACTCTATCGGTCAATGACCTTCGAGTTCAAATGACACTGCCCAAATTCTTAAAGACTTGGTGTGATTTTGGTGTTGGACACTTGATCCCCTTAAGGCCGTTGCTTCTTGTACCTCCAATTTGTTTTCTGCACCTTCAAGTTATTTCCTGCACTCTTtccgaaatattttttttaccttccaTGGCCATGTTGGAAGccaaaatttgtaattattctgaaatataatattacatTCTAAATTGATCATTCGAGAAGCCAAAAAAGATGTGCTTGAAACAACAGCCTCCTCAATCTACCATCCCCTTTCGTTATCAGGTGCTTGTTCCTCCAATctaaccaacaaaaaaaaactgtcCCAATCTAACAATGTACATTTTGCTAGTGAGATtgatactatttttatttgtaaacttttttttttttacatgctcTGCGAATCAAGATGGGTTAAATAACCTTCaagaatatataattatctaaAATGTAATGTAATCTGTAAAATTGTGCcttatatgtttaatttatatCTTTGGTAAAACAAATCCTATGCTTATTCCCTTCTTATTGTCTAATTGACTGTGTCCTTTATGTTTGACCAGTAACTAAAGAAGAGTGTCCAAGGTTTTtgcttatgattttatttttaacagcaTGAAATCTAGTTGCAGGTTATCGCAAATATCTCAGGTTTTCCCAAAGATGATGAAGCTCCCCCTGGAGGTGTATATGGCATGACAAAACTGTCATACTTGCATGAACCAAGAGTTCTGCACAACTTGGCAGCTAGATATGAACTCAATGAAATCTATGTACCTAAGTAAGATACTAATAatcttattatttcttttaatgctaaaattgttttttatttttttttattttagtgaaagtaGAACTCAATGTAACCATGCTGCTGCTGCTACTACTACTACATTGTTGCAGACGTATACTGGCAATAAACCCATTTCGAAGGTTACCACATCTATATGATACTCACATGATGGAACAATATTATAAAGGAGCTGCATTTGAGTCCTCAAATTTAAACAACAGGAGCTACATAAAAAAACCCAAGAAGACCTTGAATGAAATTACAAAGGAGCTTTGCCCTGTGGGTTTTCCTtcctttattctttcttttaactaagatcatatttttctttgatttgcTTTCTTATTATGATGTTATCGTGCTGCAGGTTCTCAGGATCAGTACAATGTACTGGGATGAACAACACATTATCCCACAATATCAGTGATTGTTGCCTCTGAACGCTTTATCTTCTTGTGGCTGTCCCCCGAAAAGTGACTCAGTGCAATACAAATGATATATCCTTTATTCAACttccattcattcattcatatatttatttattcaagttTTAACAATATCTTCAAATGCACCATGTTCTGAGCTAATTGAAGGTTAAT
It contains:
- the LOC106794467 gene encoding myosin-17 isoform X2, translated to MCLKQQPPQSTIPFRYQVIANISGFPKDDEAPPGGVYGMTKLSYLHEPRVLHNLAARYELNEIYVPKRILAINPFRRLPHLYDTHMMEQYYKGAAFESSNLNNRSYIKKPKKTLNEITKELCPVLRISTMYWDEQHIIPQYQ
- the LOC106794467 gene encoding myosin-17 isoform X1; amino-acid sequence: MHGIELSDQAPIQIFQFVSLCWLCMIIGSLKNMVIANISGFPKDDEAPPGGVYGMTKLSYLHEPRVLHNLAARYELNEIYVPKRILAINPFRRLPHLYDTHMMEQYYKGAAFESSNLNNRSYIKKPKKTLNEITKELCPVLRISTMYWDEQHIIPQYQ